A region of Nakaseomyces glabratus chromosome E, complete sequence DNA encodes the following proteins:
- the OCA5 gene encoding Oca5p (CAGL0E03784g~Ortholog(s) have cytoplasm localization), protein MSKSLKHIKQQCRDRELVQEVIELVRRNDHDSLAYVARTLGIPPQLRFVVWPILLKYHPMCISPNIMSNTVVWDPLTSSYHLTNADAAQDVNSSGYVANGAANGSANGYEISKTSTNSSTSDDVVNEDMVHLEKIILKDLRKYFHSRATSSSQAVSSSSSSTAEPSSPTVSDECEIIDSLKNAILRFLSKWSRIFKYEIGLAWLALGLAEWFPALLPAKFDLNDECFLVLNGRRHAHTSSGNNNSTSISQLFQEYPLLDYLKNKLPSERLFTFDQLYERLLLVLIHSPDTALEQNKIKRDFPQDSTHISNYFPVISGGDLSFRTQIFFKVFSTILPELYQPLIEEVNLQPNSSRTSWLYWWFKCAGARSLQRQDRGRIWDLFLGWRPKPDHVTINFYLNYNTKSFAHLYHKSPSICHSKFWNKYEKNDTFWFPDLDSIPLGTPPYTHDVTIIKELLRRNKYEERASDSNDTDQECCMNSIPFSIISPHTQLIFIYVAILQFNEFKLLEFEETEIAEFLNNVPMLSKADDTAFKKLFDTGSTLDNVVLHDEASKRPSSSSNNHMLIEVGSDGKSSHSFNDLMKMAGDIWRKWLWRELEENLNNEP, encoded by the coding sequence ATGTCCAAGTCCTTGAAGCATATCAAACAGCAGTGCCGAGACCGCGAGCTGGTGCAGGAGGTCATCGAGCTGGTCCGCAGGAATGACCACGACTCGCTGGCTTATGTCGCGCGCACACTGGGTATTCCTCCGCAACTGCGGTTCGTGGTGTGGCCTATACTACTGAAGTACCACCCAATGTGTATATCCCCTAACATTATGTCCAACACTGTGGTGTGGGACCCGCTCACCAGCAGTTACCACTTGACCAATGCCGATGCCGCACAGGATGTCAACTCATCGGGCTACGTCGCCAATGGCGCCGCTAATGGCTCAGCAAACGGGTATGAGATATCCAAGACCTCGACGAACTCTTCGACCTCGGACGATGTGGTAAACGAAGACATGGTGCATCTGGAAAAGATCATACTCAAGGACCTGAGGAAGTATTTCCACTCAAGGGCGACCTCGTCCTCTCAGGCTGTCTCGAgctcatcctcatcaacAGCAGAGCCATCTTCCCCTACTGTCTCTGACGAGTGCGAGATCATCGACTCCTTGAAGAACGCCATCCTGAGGTTCTTGAGCAAGTGGTCCCGGATCTTCAAGTATGAGATTGGACTAGCATGGCTAGCACTGGGCTTAGCAGAGTGGTTCCCGGCTCTTCTTCCGGCCAAGTTTGACTTAAATGACGAGTGTTTTCTAGTGCTGAACGGGAGGAGACATGCACATACTTCTAGTGGTAACAACAACTCCACCTCCATATCACAGCTGTTTCAGGAGTATCCACTGCTTGACTACCTCAAGAATAAATTACCTTCAGAGAGGTTATTCACATTTGACCAGCTTTACGAAAGGTTATTGCTCGTCCTAATACACTCTCCCGACACTGCTTTGGAGCAAAACAAGATCAAACGCGACTTCCCACAGGACTCTACACACATTTCCAACTATTTCCCAGTGATTTCTGGAGGTGATCTCTCATTCAGAACtcagattttttttaaagtCTTCTCCACTATCCTACCTGAACTGTACCAGCCGCTTATAGAGGAAGTCAACCTTCAACCGAACTCTTCTAGAACAAGCTGGCTGTATTGGTGGTTCAAATGTGCCGGGGCAAGGTCGTTACAAAGACAGGATAGAGGCAGGATATGGGACTTATTCCTCGGATGGAGACCAAAGCCAGACCACGTAACCATCAATTTCTATCTTAATTACAACACAAAAAGCTTTGCGCACTTATATCATAAATCACCAAGCATATGCCATTCTAAATTTTGGaataaatatgaaaaaaacGATACTTTTTGGTTTCCGGATTTGGACTCCATACCCTTAGGAACACCACCTTACACCCATGACGTTACGATTATTAAAGAACTATTAAGAAGGAATAAGTATGAAGAGCGAGCTAGTGACTCTAACGATACTGACCAGGAATGTTGCATGAACAGTATtccattttcaataataagCCCGCATACCCAGCTTATATTCATCTACGTGGCTATATTACAATTCAATGAATTTAAATTGCTTGAGTTTGAAGAGACAGAGATAGCCGAATTTTTAAACAATGTTCCCATGCTTTCAAAAGCTGACGACACCGCATTCAAGAAGCTATTTGACACGGGATCTACACTGGATAACGTGGTCCTACATGATGAAGCATCAAAGAGACCCAGCTCATCCTCCAATAATCACATGCTAATAGAGGTGGGCAGCGATGGCAAGTCCTCCCATTCATTTAACGACCTAATGAAAATGGCGGGTGATATCTGGCGTAAATGGCTGTGGCGAGAGCTAGAAGAGAACCTAAATAATGAACCGTAA
- the ENT4 gene encoding Ent4p (CAGL0E03806g~Protein of unknown function), whose product MSLMHTFKGFLLSPTELKVRQATDDNELAGATGTLMNEISVLTYSKKTLKDVIQVIRKRLSGVNKRNSHRTCLHVLKTLTLVSYLLNNGSNDFIAWLKSSKYVIEYLSSFEAQSSSDEPMVNQIRFLCNDIITLLEDEELLEKRRRDVIQFRSSISSPGRKSTDNSHIKTYDRQFQLSRPKSDKFLDENQDIQYMDSMDQDNPLDSIIESNLKNRGRRAGHANTHPLLESLEEEDQNSLLPDKENLPAGNSKFLASNPFR is encoded by the coding sequence ATGTCGCTTATGCATACATTCAAGGGGTTCTTACTCTCACCTACAGAATTGAAGGTCCGTCAAGCAACAGATGATAATGAATTAGCAGGTGCAACAGGGACCTTGATGAATGAAATCTCAGTTTTGACATATAGCAAGAAAACACTAAAGGATGTCATACAAGTGATACGAAAACGGTTATCGGGAGTAAATAAACGAAATAGTCACAGAACATGTTTACATGTACTTAAGACACTCACGCTCGTATCTTATCTACTCAACAATGGCTCTAACGATTTTATTGCCTGGTTGAAAAGCAGCAAATATGTGATTGAGTActtatcttcttttgaagcGCAATCTAGTAGCGATGAACCGATGGTAAATCAAATTCGTTTTTTATGTAATGATATAATCACATTATTGGAAGATGAAGAGCTCTTGGAAAAGAGGCGAAGGGATGTTATACAATTCAGATCAAGTATTTCCTCACCGGGTAGGAAATCGACAGACAATAGTCACATCAAAACATATGATCGACAATTTCAACTTAGCAGACCCAAATCAGACAAATTCTTGGATGAAAACCAGGATATTCAATATATGGATAGCATGGACCAGGATAATCCTCTAGATAGTATTATTGAGTCAAACTTAAAAAATAGAGGCAGAAGAGCCGGTCACGCCAACACACATCCTCTACTTGAATCCCTGGAAGAAGAGGACCAGAATAGTCTCTTGCCtgataaagaaaatctGCCGGCTGGTAACTCAAAGTTCCTTGCATCAAACCCATTTAGGTGA